The Pontibacter sp. SGAir0037 DNA segment TTCTGCAGTTTTACTATGGCTTCTTCATCAATTAAGTTCAATTTTAACTTAATTACCATCTTTTTGTAACAGCATTTTATTGCCTGAAATATGCAATAATCTTTTTATGATTTTGATGCAATTTTTATTCACCCCTATTAAGGGTGCGTTCACCTAATTAATTAAGTAGCAGGCCCAATTTATCGTATGAAAACACCATTTTGGCCAGTATTTCTATCATTGCAACATAAAAACCTGCTAGGTATATGTTCGTAAGATAAGTGTGAAGCAAGTGCAAAATCAACAAACACAAGCTATATACTTATATTGGAATACTACCAAACATGAGCAGAGATAAAAATAATAAAGAACTTTCGGAATTCGAGCAAAAGCTACAGGAGAGTATTCATAATCCGCAAAAGAACAACATAGCCTCAGAGAGCTTTGCCAGTGAACCTGAAGCCTTTCACGATAATAGTGTAAGAACCATTCCGGTTATCGAAGAACAGCTAAACGTTGATAAAAAAGTGGTGGAAACCGGTAGGGTTTTCATTAACAAAAATGTGCTGCACGAAGAGGTAACAGTAGATATTCCAACTGTAAACGAAGAAGTTGAGGTTGAAAGAATTGCCGTGAATGAGTTTGTGGATTCAGCGCCTGCTGTACGCTATGAAGGAGATAAAATGATTATACCTGTTTTGCGCGAAGTTTCTGTAGTTGTAAAAAAGCTTATGGTAGTAGAAGAGCTTCATGTTACAAAAAGGAAAATTGAAACACCTGCCTCACAACAGGTAAGCCTTCGAAAAGAAGAACTTGTTGTTACGAGAACATCAGAACCTAAACAAAATCCTTAAAAGGGACTAAATACCTGATCTATTTTTAACTATTACATTTAAATTTTAAAACTATGAAACAAACAGTTGTAGGAATATTCGAAAAAGGAATTGACGCCCAAATGGCGGCGCAAAGCCTGGAGAGTAATAATATAGCTTCAAGTAAAATTGATATATTAAACAATTCTGACGGAGAGCGGTTAAACGACTCCGACAGAAGCAGCGATAAAGTAGGCAACTTCTTCTCTAATTTATTTGGAGACAGCGACGAATCACATAAACACACCACTGCAGCCAGAAAAGGCTGGATTGTAACTGTACATGCCAATGATCGCCAGGAAGCTGAACGCGCCTGTGATATACTGGATAAAAGTGGAGCAGTTGATGTAGAAGAAAGATCAGCACAACTGAAAAACACTCCATCAGCAGGAATAGACTCTACTGCCCGTACAGGAGCTAGCAATTTGCAAGGCAGCGACACCAGAATTCCGATTATCGAGGAAAAAACGCATATTGGAAAACGTGAAGCTGAATCTGGCGGTGTGCGTCTGAGAAGCCGCATTATTGAGCGCCCGGTAGAAGAGAACCTGCGACTACGTGAGGAGCACGTGCATGTGGAACGCAACAGAGTGGATCGTCCTGCTAACGAAAAAGACTTTAAGAGCTTTCAACAAGGTGAAATGGAAATAAGAGAACATTCCGAAATTCCTGTTGTAAACAAAGAGGCTCGTGTTGTAGAAGAGGTTAGAGTTTCTAAAGACACAGAAATGCGCAATGAGACCGTTCGGGGTACCGAGCGTAAAACAGACGTTGAAGTAGATAAACTACCAGACAGCGACATGCGGAGAGAAGACTTAGGTCCGAATGGCAATAGAGGACTTTAATTTTAATACACTAAATGGAATGGAAAAGGCAGCTGTTATCAGCTGCCTTTTCTGTTTTAGCGCTTAGCTATACGCCTAATAACTTTACGAAAAGAGCGTTAGGTGAACAAACTTATCACAAAATTAATTTAATATAAAAATTAAGCATAATTTACAGCTGAAACTTATCAGTTAAGAATGCTTTCACATGTACTTTTAATCAACTGCAGCGACCAGAGGGGCCTGGTTTATAAGATAACCGGTGTGCTGTATAAGCATGAAGTCAATATTATCAGCAACGGCGAATTTGTAGAGCGCAACTTTAACTACTTCTTTATGAGAACAGAATTTTCCGGCGAATTTGATCGGGAAAGATTGCTGCAGGATTTATATGAGGCGCTGCCGGAAACGGTGGAAATAAGATTAACAGATAAAAGAAAGAAGAACATTGTGTTAATGGCAACCAAAGAGCATCACTGCCTCAGCGACCTGCTGGTGCGGCACGCTTTTAATGAACTGGATGCCACTATTCTTTGCGTGATCAGCAATTATGATACGCTGCAGGAGCTTACAGCTAAGTTTAACATCCCTTTTCACTGTATCAGCCACGAAGGCATCAGCAGAGAAGAGCACGAGAAGCAAATTCTGGAACTGGTACAACAGTATAGGCCGGAGTTTGTTGTGCTGGCCAAATACATGCGCATTTTATCCGCTGACTTCGTTTCCTGTTACTCTAATAGAATCATTAACATTCATCACTCTTTTTTACCGGCATTTGTTGGTGCCAATCCCTATGCACAAGCGTATGAACGCGGCGTAAAAATTATAGGTGCTACAGCTCACTTTGTAAATGATCAATTGGATGAGGGCCCCATTATCGCTCAAAACGTAATACCTGTTGCCCATACCCATAGCGCCCGCGAAATGGCACAGGCAGGGCGAGACGTTGAAAAAATAGTGCTGGCAAAATCGTTGAAGCTGGTGCTTAACGAGCAGGTATTCGTTTACAAAAACAAGACCATAATTTTTGAATAAGACTTATAGTTTCTTTACCCGTTCCAGTTTTAGGGTATTCATAGGGTTTGCCACCAACCCTTCTATGTTATGCTGCGTCAGGCGCACCACTTCGTCATAATACAACACAATAACAGGCGCCTCCTCCACTACTATTCTATCCATCTGCTGGTACAGGGCCCACCGCTTTTGCACATCGCGTTCCAGTTTGGCCTGCTCATACAGCCGGTCAAATTCCGCATTGGCAAAATGTGTTTTATTAGGTCCTGCCGGCGAAAAATTCTTGCTATAGAAAAGTGCCAGGTAATTTTCGGCATCAGGATAATCGCCTAACCAGGATTTCATAAAGAACGGTGAGCGGCCATTATCCACGGTTTCCTGGTGTGCCGGTGACTGATTGATGTCCACCTGCACCCTTACACCTACTTCAGCCCATTTCTTTTGCATGTACTCTGCCAGCTCTTTATGCTCTACCACTGTTGCCAGGCGCATTTGCAAAGGATTCTGAGCTGTATAACCAGCATCCTGTAATAGTGCCAGCGCCTTTGCAGGGTTATAGGAATAGCCCGGTACCAGGCTGTCGTTGTACGAAGGCAAAGAAGGCGGCACCATACCCGAGTGTCCGGCAATACCAATGTTATTCCGGAAATAGGCGATCATTTCTCTTTTGTTAATCGCATAGCTCAGCGCCTGTCTTACCCGCTTATCCTGCCATGCCGGGTTAGGCTCTTTGAGGTTTGTTGGGTCTAGCTGAAAACCAATGTACTCTGTGTTCAGGTAGGGCACTTTCTGTACCACAAACTTGCCTACAAAATCTTCCTGTACGGAGCCGTCATTGTTTAAAATCAGGTCACGGGAGCCTTCCCTGATACCAGAAAGGAAATCCAGTTTTCCCTGCATAAACGTCAGGAATTCCGATTTGCGGTCTGTTATAAAAGATATCTGCACTGCGTCCAGGTAAGGAAGAGCCTGACCCTGTTCATCTTTTTTCCAGTAGTTGGTGTTGCGATGCATGACAATGGCGTTGCCTTCATCCCAGAGGGAAAAGACAAAAGGTCCTGTTCCGACCGGGTGCTCCCTAAAATCCTTGCCATATGCCAGCACTGCTTCGCGGGGCACAACATACGCATAAGGCATGGTAAGAATTTCTAAGAAAGCAATAAAGGGTTCATTCAAGTATACCTTAAAGGTTGTGTCGTTAACTGCTTTAAATGCAGTATCAGACACTATACCCGATGCATTGGTGAGTACCTTGTCATTAAAGATCCAGGCACCCGTACTGGCCGTAGCCGGGTCCATGATTCTTTTAAAGCTGTATTCCACATCACTGGCGGTTACACGACGGCCCTTACCATTCGGAAAAACGTTGCTATCATGGAAAAAGACATCACTTCGCAGATAAAATGTATAAGCCCTGCCATCTTCAGAAACCTCCCAGGATTTAGCTATACTGGGGCCGATTTTCAGGTCAGCATCCAGTTCTACCAGGCCATTATAGAGCTGTGTGGTGGCCCAGATATTTGCCTGGTTTCGGGCAAATGCCGGATCGAGCGAAGAAAGAGCTTCCGGCTGGTTGTACCGAAAAACCTTTTTATCTGATCCTGAATTACCTGAATCGGTACAAGACTGCATAAGGGTAAAAATGCCAAACAAAAAAAGGCAGAGTGTTCTGAAATGCATCAATCTTTATGGCTAAATAATGTATATTTGTGCAAGTTTAATGTATTTGCGTACATAAGTAAGTACTAAATTGCGACATTTATGGAAATAACTTATTACGGGCAATCCTGCTTCCTCTTCCAGATTGGAGAACACCGTGTTCTGTTTGATCCGTTCATTTCTCCTAATGAACTGGCTTCTAACATTGATGTAGATAGCATTAAGGCAGATTATATTCTGATCTCGCACGGTCACCAGGACCACGTACATGATGCGGAGCGTATCGCAAAGAATAACAATGCTACCATTGTAGCAACTTTTGAAATAGCGAACTGGTTCGGACAAAAAGGTGTTGAGAAAACACATCCGATGAACACAGGAGGTAAAGTAACGCTTCCGTTCGGAACCGTTAAAATGGTGAATGCCATACACTCCAGCTCTTTGCCAGATGGTACTTACGCTGGCACTGCAGCAGGTTTTGTGGTAGAAACGGAAGATAAAGCCTTTTACTTTGCCGGTGATACAGCGCTTACTTACGACATGAAGCTGATTCCGGAACAGTTTGACCTGGACTTTGCCCTGATGCCAATCGGAGATAACTTTACCATGGACATTCATAATGCGCTGATTGCCGCTGATTTTGTGCAGGTAGATAAATTGATCGGCATGCACTACGACACGTTTCCATACATTGAGATCGACCACGAGGAGGTAAAGGAAGTAGCGAAGATGGCCGGTAAAGAACTTATATTAATGGAGATAGGCGAAAGTATAAACCTATAATTGCAGAATGGGAAAAATAATTGCGGTTGCTAACCAAAAAGGTGGTGTAGGAAAGACTACAACGGCCATTAACCTGGCCGCCAGCCTGGCAGCCTTGGAATACAAAACACTACTGGTAGATGCAGACCCGCAGGCTAATGCCACATCCGGTCTGGGCTTTGATCCTGCCAGTATTACCACCAGTATTTACGAATGTATGGTAGAAGATGTGAAAGCAGATGAAATGATTCTGCAATCGCCTTCTATCTCCTACCTCGACCTGATCCCGTCGCACATTGACCTGGTGGGTGCTGAAGTGGAAATGATCAACCTGCCGAACCGCGAGGAAAAGATGCGTGAAGCCCTGGCCAAATTAAAAGAAGCCTACGACTTTATAATCATCGACTGTTCTCCTTCTTTGGGACTGATCACCGTAAATGCCTTAACAGCGGCTGACTCGGTGGTGATTCCGGTGCAGTGTGAGTACTTCGCCATGGAAGGTCTCGGAAAGTTGCTCAATACCATTAAGATCATTAAATCCAGGCTGAATACTGAGTTAGCGATTGAAGGCATTCTGCTGACCATGTACGATGTGCGGCTTCGTTTATCAAACCAGGTAGTGGAAGAGATTAAAACCCATTTTCAGCAGCTGGTCTTTGAAACTATTATACCCAGAAACGTGAAGCTGAGCGAGTCTCCCAGCTTTGGTATTCCGGCTATTCTGCATGACGCAGAAAGTAAAGGAGCCCTAAGCTACCTGAACCTTGCCCGAGAAATTGCAGAGAAGAACAGCGTGGTGCTGGCAAAATAACACCCTCTTTTACATGTCTGATAACAATAACCCAACCGCAAAACGCAAAGGCGGCCTCGGCAGAGGCCTTACCTCTCTCTTAGAGGGGAATAAGTATACCGGTAAAATTGATTCTGAAACCTTAAACACAGTCAATACCATCGCAGATATAGCTATTGATCAGATACAGACCAACCCCTTCCAGCCGCGTACGCATTTCGATCAGGCAGCACTGGAAGAACTGGCTGAGTCTATTAAAATACAAGGCATTATTCAGCCTATTACTGTTCGCCAGCTTGGAGAGAACAGCTACCAGTTAATTGCCGGTGAACGTCGTTTTCAGGCTTCTAAAATTGCTGGATTAACCGTAATTCCCGCTTTTATTCGTAAGGCAGACGACCAGCAGATGCTGGAAATGGCCTTGATCGAGAACATTCAGCGTGAAAACCTGAATGCGATAGAGATTGCCCTCTCCTATCAGCGCCTGTTGGTGGAGTGTAATCTGAAGCAGGAAGAGCTGGGTGACCGTGTCGGTAAAAAACGTACTACAGTTACTAATTACCTGCGCCTGCTAAAGCTTCCACCCGATATCCAGATTGGCCTCCGCGACAACATGATCTCTATGGGACATGCACGTGCGCTGATCAATATCGATAGTATTGACAAGCAGCTGGAGGTTTACAAGCGAGTGGTAGCAGAAGAGTTATCTGTACGAAAGGTTGAAGAGCTGGTGCGTAATCTTCAGAATGCCAATAAGAAACCGGATCCGCAGCAAAAACTTGTATTTAATAAATACGAAGACGAAATAAAAACAGTAGAAAGTAAGTTATCCTCTCAGTTCGGCACCAAAATCCAGGTGAAAGCCAACAACGATGGTAAAGGTGAAATTAAAATTCCTTTTGTGTCGGTGGATGAGCTGAACAGAATACTGGAAATTTTAAACTACTAAACAGGTATGAAAATATCATCTGGTCTGGCTGTTGTTCTATTTGGCTTACTGTTATACCTGTTGCCCGTACGCAGCCACGCACAGGTAATTACAGCCGGTCCCGATTCTGTTGAAACTGCTACACTTGGTGAGATTACTATAGAAGGCGATTCTACGGAACGCAGGCGCTTTTTCTTGAGTGGTTTGCGAAATCTTAGTAAACCAGGTAGGGCTGCCTTATATTCTGCCATTATACCAGGTATGGGGCAAGCCTATAACAGGGCTTACTGGAAAATGCCGATTGTTTATGCTACAGGAGTGGTATGCGGTTATTTTTTAGTAACCAATAATTCTACCTACCAGAGTTTACGCTACGCTTATTTAGCCCGAAGTGCAGGCGAACCGACTGACCAATATGCTGATCATCCTGTCTTAGGAGTTGATCGTGCAAACGGGACATCTAGTCTTAAATATTTCCGGGATTATTACCGTCGTAACCGCGACTTAACTATTATTCTCTCAGTTGTGGCGTACGGATTAAATATTGCAGAAGCTTATGTACATGCTCACCTGAAAGATTTCGACGTAAGCAACGACCTAAGCATTCGGGTGCAACCAAACCTGATCAATATCCCGGCTACAACAAACTATACCCCCGGGCTATCACTAACACTTTACACCAGATAAATGAGAATTCTTTTGATTGGCTATGGCAAAATGGGTAAAACCATAGAGCAGATGGCTCTCGACAAAGGTCATCAGATTGCAGGAACTGTAGATAATACAAATGCCGAAACACTGGCAAATTATAAGGCAGATAACACAGACGTTGCCATAGAGTTTACACATCCTGAAGCCGCTTTTAGCAATATCTCCTATTGCCTGCAGCATAACATTCCGGTTGTTTCCGGTTCTACCGGCTGGCTTGATAAATTTGATGAAGCTAAAGCTTTATGCCAGAAAAATAAGGGAGCTTTTTTTTATGCTTCCAACTATAGTGTAGGCGTTAATTTGTTTTTCCATTTTAACGAATATATTGCAAGTAAAATGCAGGAGTATAAAGAGTACCAGGTTTCAATCAGGGAAATACACCACCTGCAGAAAGTTGACAAGCCAAGCGGTACAGGTATTACAGCAGCCGAAGGCATTTTATCTAACTATCCTGCCTTATCTGGCTGGTCCAGCGACGATGCTTCTGATTCAGAGAAATTGAACATCATTTCTGAAAGGGAACCGGAAGTGGTAGGTACCCATATTGTTACCTATAGCTCCGACATTGATCAGATAGAGTTGGGGCATATTGCCCATAGCCGCGCCGGTTTTGCCGGTGGAGCCTTAATGGCTGCAGAATGGCTTGTTGGCAAGCAAGGTGTATACGGCATGAAAGACATGCTGAATCTATCATAATAGTCAATTTACATGAAAGTAAAGTTCTGGGAAAAAAAGCCAGTTACAAAAGAGCCTAAAAAGAAGAAAAGCTTTGCCCGCGAATGGGGTGATGCTATTCTGTTTGCTGTAGTAGCTGCCAGTTTAATCAGGTGGGCCACTTTTGAGGCGTATACCATACCGACACCTTCCATGGAAAAATCACTTTTAGTAGGTGACTTTCTGTTTGTAAGTAAGCTTCATTATGGTCCGCGCACGCCAATCACGCCGCTTCAGGTGCCTCTAACACATCAGACTATCTGGGGAACAAGCATTCCCTCTTATTCCGATGCTATTCAGTTGCCTTCTTACCGCCTGCCAGGTTTCTCTAGTGTAAAAAATGGCGATGTAGTGGTATTTAACTATCCGCCTGAAGAAGAACACCCGGCTGATCTTAAAACTAACTATATCAAGCGTTGTATAGGCATTGCCGGAGACTCTGTTGAGATTCGGGATATGCAGGTATTTATCAATGGTGAGGCCATGACCACGCCCGAGAAAGTGCAGTATAAATACCATATTACACCTAAGCAGCGCCTGAACGAGAAATTTTTCCTCGACAGAAACATTAGAATTCAGGATGTGCAATACTCTACACAAGGATACTATATAGATGCCACACCTGAACTGGCTGAAGAAATAGCCTCTTTGGATTTTATCAAAGATGTTACATTGCTTAAAGCTGAACCAGGTGAAGAAGAACCGAGTGTTTTCCCGAACGTGCCGAGTAAGTATAACTGGAACAGAGACAACTATGGCCCAATTTATATCCCGAAAAAAGGCGCTACTGTTGCCATTACTCCTGAATCACTTCCTTTCTATGAAAAAGCAATTTTAGTGTATGAGCATAACGAGAATGCAGAAGTAAGAGATGGTAAATTGTTTATCAATAGCCAGGAGGTAAATGAGTATACTTTTAAGCAAAACTACTATTTTATGATGGGCGATAATCGCCATAACTCCCTGGACTCCCGCTACTGGGGTTATGTACCGGAAGACCATATAGTAGGGAAAGCTGTTATGATCTGGATGTCGACGGATGAGAATGGCAGTTTCCTGAACAAGATCAGATGGAGCCGCTTGTTTAATACGATTGATTAGTATAGCATTACCTAAGTAAAGCAGAAAGGGCAGCCATAAATTAGGCTGCCCTTTCTGCTTTACTTAGGTTAACATCCTCAACAACCACTCGATGAGTACGAATCAATCATGATGGTATTTTTCTCCCCTAAGTATAGTAAAGCCCCGGTACAATTGCTCGGTAAAAAACAACCTTACCATCTGGTGTGAGAATGTCATCTTTGAAAGAGATATTTTGTCGTTGGCCCTTTCATAAAGTGCAGGTGAAAAACCAAAAGCTCCTCCAATTATAAAAATTAAATTTGTGGTTACTGTGTTTAGTTTCTTCTGAAGAAATGTAGCATACTCTGAAGAAGTAAACGTTTTCCCTTTTTCATCCAGCAGGATTACATGGTCTCCTTCCTGTAGTTTCTGCTGAATTAACTTTCCTTCTGCTTCCTTTAGCTGCTCCGCACTAAACTTGCCACCCTGTTTTATATCCGGTATAATAATAAACTCAAAAGGATGGTAATGCTTTAATCTTTTTAAATATTTCTCAATGCCTTCTTCAAGGAATTTTTCATCTGTTTTGCCTATTGCTATCAGCTTTATCTTCATCGGGTACTTCCTTTTCGCAAAACTCGCTTTTAAAGGCTTATTTACCAAATCTGTTTTTCTGACTTCTTATGTTACTCTGCAGCTTCCGCTACTTCTTCTTTTTCGTTCTTAAAGTAGAGCTTAAAGGTGGTGCCCTCTCCTACTTTACTTTCCACACTAATTTTACCTTTTGCATTGTTAATCAGTCGTTTCACGATATAAAGCCCCATGCCGGTGCCCTCTACGTGTGAATGAAAGCGTTTGAAAAGTGTAAAGAGTTTAGCCTGGTTATCTTCTTTAATACCCAGGCCATTGTCTTTAACAATAAGTAAGGTATAACCGTTTACACGTTCCGTTTTCAGGACAACCTCAGGCTTACGGTCGGGTGATCGGTATTTGATAGCATTGCTAATCAGGTTATACAAGATGCTGTACATGTTTTTACGGGAGAAGCTGATTTGAGAAACCTCTTCAAAATCAATTTTGATTTGTGCCTGCTCCGTCTTCATCATATCCTGAATATTGGCCTTAACATTCGTGATAATATCGTACAGATCTACCTGTTCCGAACCTCCATCCACATCCCGCTGCACTTTCGCAATATCCGTCAGGTCTTTAATAACATTCTTAAAGCGGCTGATAGAGTCTTTGATCATCTCAAAAACAGGTGTGGTTGGCTCACCCGGCAAGGGTTCAGAAGATTCGATCTGCTCTTCCAGTAACAACAGTAAGCCTTCAATGTTGGCTACTGGTGCTTTCAAATCGTGCGAAGCAGTATACACAAAAGTATCCAGGTCGGCGTTTACACGGCGCAGGTGCTCATTGGTGTACTGCAACATCTCCTGAGTAGTTTTCAGGTCGGTCAGGTCTATGAAAGAACCTAAAGCCCTGTAAGGTATTTTGTATTCGTTGTGGAGAATGTAGGCCCTGTTCGAAACAAAAGCATACGATCCGTCCGCTTTGCGTAGCCGGTATTCATCAGACCACTGATCTTTGCCCATATTAATGGCATTGTTCAGTCCTTTGGTTACTCTTTCTTTATCCTGGGGATGAATTTTATTGAACCAACCGTTTACACCTTCTCCCATGTCTGTTGGTTCATAGCCCAGAACTGTATGAAGGCTATCGCTCCACCAGAGCGTGTTTCCTACCAGGCTCCAATCCCACACAACATCGTTGGTTGCCATCGAAACGAGCCGGAAACGTTCTTCGCTGGCAGCCAGTGCCTGAGTTCTTTCTTTTACCCTTTGCTCCAGCTCATTATTGAGTTTAATCAGGTTTTCTTCCGCCTTTTTAAGCTCTTCGTATGCAGCAAGTATTTTCTCTTCGTTAGTTTTCTTCTCAGTAATGTCAGCAATTGTAACCGCTACTCCCTCTCCCATTTTCACAGCAGAGATTTCATACCAGGCTTTATGACCATTAATTTCGAGATACTGCTCCATGTGCAGAGCCTCCCCTCCGTCTACCACTGCAGCAAACTTCTTAAAGAGCGCGTTCTTCTTCAGAAAGTTTAATTCAGAAATTACACTGTGGTCATAAATATCTGCTGAAGATTTCCCGATGAGTTGTTCCGCGCGTTTGTTCAGAAGGCTCCAGGTAAAATCTTTGATACCATTGTATTCGTCGCGCACTGCTTTAAAGGCCATAATACTGCTCAGTGAACTGTTCAGCACTCCCTGCACCACATTGCTGAGCGTTTTAATGGCTGTTACATCAATAAAGCTTAGTACTACACCGTCTTTATTGCCATC contains these protein-coding regions:
- a CDS encoding YsnF/AvaK domain-containing protein, whose translation is MSRDKNNKELSEFEQKLQESIHNPQKNNIASESFASEPEAFHDNSVRTIPVIEEQLNVDKKVVETGRVFINKNVLHEEVTVDIPTVNEEVEVERIAVNEFVDSAPAVRYEGDKMIIPVLREVSVVVKKLMVVEELHVTKRKIETPASQQVSLRKEELVVTRTSEPKQNP
- a CDS encoding YsnF/AvaK domain-containing protein, whose product is MKQTVVGIFEKGIDAQMAAQSLESNNIASSKIDILNNSDGERLNDSDRSSDKVGNFFSNLFGDSDESHKHTTAARKGWIVTVHANDRQEAERACDILDKSGAVDVEERSAQLKNTPSAGIDSTARTGASNLQGSDTRIPIIEEKTHIGKREAESGGVRLRSRIIERPVEENLRLREEHVHVERNRVDRPANEKDFKSFQQGEMEIREHSEIPVVNKEARVVEEVRVSKDTEMRNETVRGTERKTDVEVDKLPDSDMRREDLGPNGNRGL
- the purU gene encoding formyltetrahydrofolate deformylase — translated: MLSHVLLINCSDQRGLVYKITGVLYKHEVNIISNGEFVERNFNYFFMRTEFSGEFDRERLLQDLYEALPETVEIRLTDKRKKNIVLMATKEHHCLSDLLVRHAFNELDATILCVISNYDTLQELTAKFNIPFHCISHEGISREEHEKQILELVQQYRPEFVVLAKYMRILSADFVSCYSNRIINIHHSFLPAFVGANPYAQAYERGVKIIGATAHFVNDQLDEGPIIAQNVIPVAHTHSAREMAQAGRDVEKIVLAKSLKLVLNEQVFVYKNKTIIFE
- a CDS encoding ABC transporter substrate-binding protein, whose translation is MQSCTDSGNSGSDKKVFRYNQPEALSSLDPAFARNQANIWATTQLYNGLVELDADLKIGPSIAKSWEVSEDGRAYTFYLRSDVFFHDSNVFPNGKGRRVTASDVEYSFKRIMDPATASTGAWIFNDKVLTNASGIVSDTAFKAVNDTTFKVYLNEPFIAFLEILTMPYAYVVPREAVLAYGKDFREHPVGTGPFVFSLWDEGNAIVMHRNTNYWKKDEQGQALPYLDAVQISFITDRKSEFLTFMQGKLDFLSGIREGSRDLILNNDGSVQEDFVGKFVVQKVPYLNTEYIGFQLDPTNLKEPNPAWQDKRVRQALSYAINKREMIAYFRNNIGIAGHSGMVPPSLPSYNDSLVPGYSYNPAKALALLQDAGYTAQNPLQMRLATVVEHKELAEYMQKKWAEVGVRVQVDINQSPAHQETVDNGRSPFFMKSWLGDYPDAENYLALFYSKNFSPAGPNKTHFANAEFDRLYEQAKLERDVQKRWALYQQMDRIVVEEAPVIVLYYDEVVRLTQHNIEGLVANPMNTLKLERVKKL
- a CDS encoding metal-dependent hydrolase, with the translated sequence MEITYYGQSCFLFQIGEHRVLFDPFISPNELASNIDVDSIKADYILISHGHQDHVHDAERIAKNNNATIVATFEIANWFGQKGVEKTHPMNTGGKVTLPFGTVKMVNAIHSSSLPDGTYAGTAAGFVVETEDKAFYFAGDTALTYDMKLIPEQFDLDFALMPIGDNFTMDIHNALIAADFVQVDKLIGMHYDTFPYIEIDHEEVKEVAKMAGKELILMEIGESINL
- a CDS encoding ParA family protein, whose translation is MGKIIAVANQKGGVGKTTTAINLAASLAALEYKTLLVDADPQANATSGLGFDPASITTSIYECMVEDVKADEMILQSPSISYLDLIPSHIDLVGAEVEMINLPNREEKMREALAKLKEAYDFIIIDCSPSLGLITVNALTAADSVVIPVQCEYFAMEGLGKLLNTIKIIKSRLNTELAIEGILLTMYDVRLRLSNQVVEEIKTHFQQLVFETIIPRNVKLSESPSFGIPAILHDAESKGALSYLNLAREIAEKNSVVLAK
- a CDS encoding ParB/RepB/Spo0J family partition protein, yielding MSDNNNPTAKRKGGLGRGLTSLLEGNKYTGKIDSETLNTVNTIADIAIDQIQTNPFQPRTHFDQAALEELAESIKIQGIIQPITVRQLGENSYQLIAGERRFQASKIAGLTVIPAFIRKADDQQMLEMALIENIQRENLNAIEIALSYQRLLVECNLKQEELGDRVGKKRTTVTNYLRLLKLPPDIQIGLRDNMISMGHARALINIDSIDKQLEVYKRVVAEELSVRKVEELVRNLQNANKKPDPQQKLVFNKYEDEIKTVESKLSSQFGTKIQVKANNDGKGEIKIPFVSVDELNRILEILNY
- a CDS encoding DUF5683 domain-containing protein, producing MKISSGLAVVLFGLLLYLLPVRSHAQVITAGPDSVETATLGEITIEGDSTERRRFFLSGLRNLSKPGRAALYSAIIPGMGQAYNRAYWKMPIVYATGVVCGYFLVTNNSTYQSLRYAYLARSAGEPTDQYADHPVLGVDRANGTSSLKYFRDYYRRNRDLTIILSVVAYGLNIAEAYVHAHLKDFDVSNDLSIRVQPNLINIPATTNYTPGLSLTLYTR
- the dapB gene encoding 4-hydroxy-tetrahydrodipicolinate reductase; this encodes MRILLIGYGKMGKTIEQMALDKGHQIAGTVDNTNAETLANYKADNTDVAIEFTHPEAAFSNISYCLQHNIPVVSGSTGWLDKFDEAKALCQKNKGAFFYASNYSVGVNLFFHFNEYIASKMQEYKEYQVSIREIHHLQKVDKPSGTGITAAEGILSNYPALSGWSSDDASDSEKLNIISEREPEVVGTHIVTYSSDIDQIELGHIAHSRAGFAGGALMAAEWLVGKQGVYGMKDMLNLS
- the lepB gene encoding signal peptidase I; translation: MKVKFWEKKPVTKEPKKKKSFAREWGDAILFAVVAASLIRWATFEAYTIPTPSMEKSLLVGDFLFVSKLHYGPRTPITPLQVPLTHQTIWGTSIPSYSDAIQLPSYRLPGFSSVKNGDVVVFNYPPEEEHPADLKTNYIKRCIGIAGDSVEIRDMQVFINGEAMTTPEKVQYKYHITPKQRLNEKFFLDRNIRIQDVQYSTQGYYIDATPELAEEIASLDFIKDVTLLKAEPGEEEPSVFPNVPSKYNWNRDNYGPIYIPKKGATVAITPESLPFYEKAILVYEHNENAEVRDGKLFINSQEVNEYTFKQNYYFMMGDNRHNSLDSRYWGYVPEDHIVGKAVMIWMSTDENGSFLNKIRWSRLFNTID
- the rlmH gene encoding 23S rRNA (pseudouridine(1915)-N(3))-methyltransferase RlmH, translated to MKIKLIAIGKTDEKFLEEGIEKYLKRLKHYHPFEFIIIPDIKQGGKFSAEQLKEAEGKLIQQKLQEGDHVILLDEKGKTFTSSEYATFLQKKLNTVTTNLIFIIGGAFGFSPALYERANDKISLSKMTFSHQMVRLFFTEQLYRGFTILRGEKYHHD